The following coding sequences lie in one Candidatus Neptunochlamydia sp. REUL1 genomic window:
- the fabF gene encoding beta-ketoacyl-ACP synthase II, whose protein sequence is MSKKRRIVVTGMGVVSCFGTDVDQFYQSLLEGKSGIAPITQFPCEEYPTRFAGSVQDFEVGEYMDKKQARRVDPFIRYTMVAGKKALENAGLTGDELEKLDKSRCGVLIGSGMGGMSVFFEGNKTLFDKGFNRITPFFVPYIITNMGGGLLAIDLGFTGPTYSISTACATANYSIVSAAQHIERGDANIMVCGGSEAPINPIGVAGFVVMKALSERNDDMEGASRPWDKSRDGFVIGEGAGVLVLEEYEHAKKRGATILAEYLGGAVSTDAYHITSPREDGSGVASCIETAIEDANIDKKDINYVNAHATATSVGDLCEVRGIRTVFGDQVKEMKMNATKSMTGHCLGAAGGVEAIATIKAIQTKKLHPNLNLKDPEGELEGFNIVGDKAEDFEVKAGISNSFGFGGHNSVVIFSPCETA, encoded by the coding sequence GTGAGTAAAAAGCGCCGTATTGTTGTGACAGGAATGGGAGTTGTCTCCTGTTTTGGAACTGATGTTGATCAGTTCTATCAAAGTCTTTTAGAAGGGAAAAGTGGAATCGCCCCTATTACCCAATTCCCATGTGAAGAGTATCCCACGCGTTTTGCAGGATCGGTCCAAGATTTTGAAGTTGGCGAATATATGGATAAAAAGCAAGCGCGTCGCGTAGACCCTTTTATTCGCTACACAATGGTTGCAGGTAAAAAAGCCTTAGAAAATGCAGGTCTGACGGGTGACGAGCTTGAAAAACTTGATAAGTCTCGTTGCGGTGTCCTCATTGGCTCTGGAATGGGGGGGATGTCGGTCTTTTTTGAAGGGAATAAGACCCTTTTTGATAAAGGGTTTAATCGCATTACTCCTTTCTTTGTCCCTTATATTATCACTAATATGGGCGGTGGCCTCTTAGCTATAGACCTAGGGTTTACTGGCCCAACCTACTCGATTTCGACTGCTTGCGCAACAGCAAACTACTCGATTGTTTCTGCAGCACAACATATTGAGCGGGGAGATGCTAATATTATGGTTTGCGGGGGAAGTGAAGCCCCCATTAACCCAATTGGAGTTGCCGGATTTGTTGTGATGAAAGCGCTTTCTGAGCGAAACGATGACATGGAAGGAGCTTCTCGCCCTTGGGACAAGTCTCGTGATGGTTTTGTTATCGGCGAGGGTGCAGGTGTTCTTGTTCTTGAAGAATATGAGCATGCTAAAAAGCGTGGAGCAACGATTCTTGCGGAGTACTTGGGTGGTGCGGTTTCTACCGATGCTTATCATATCACAAGTCCACGCGAAGATGGATCAGGGGTAGCTAGTTGTATAGAGACAGCTATCGAGGATGCCAATATCGATAAAAAAGATATCAATTATGTCAATGCTCATGCGACAGCAACGTCAGTGGGTGACCTCTGTGAAGTGCGCGGAATACGCACTGTCTTTGGCGATCAAGTCAAAGAGATGAAGATGAACGCGACCAAATCAATGACTGGTCATTGTCTAGGGGCTGCTGGGGGTGTTGAAGCGATTGCAACGATCAAAGCCATCCAAACAAAAAAACTCCATCCGAACCTTAATTTGAAGGATCCTGAAGGAGAGCTTGAGGGGTTCAATATTGTTGGGGATAAAGCCGAGGATTTTGAAGTCAAAGCGGGGATTTCTAACTCCTTTGGGTTTGGTGGACACAATTCCGTTGTCATCTTTAGTCCTTGTGAAACCGCTTAA
- a CDS encoding IS630 family transposase, with protein MKKTLNHPKACETKRQIFQGKIAEYKRLGKPIVYIDESGFAHDMPRTHGYSKIGQRCFGTHDWGAKGRTNAIGALLGTSLLTLALFECNINTDAFSIWAEEDLLPKLPSESILVMDNASFHKSKSMQKKIHAAGHTLEYLPPYSPDLNPIEHKWAQAKSKRRKYQCGIDELFKELCL; from the coding sequence ATAAAAAAAACTCTCAACCATCCCAAGGCCTGCGAAACAAAAAGACAAATCTTTCAAGGAAAAATCGCAGAATATAAACGTTTGGGAAAGCCAATTGTATATATTGATGAAAGCGGGTTTGCCCATGATATGCCCCGCACCCACGGTTACTCCAAAATAGGACAGCGATGTTTTGGCACTCATGATTGGGGAGCAAAAGGAAGAACAAATGCAATAGGGGCATTACTTGGAACAAGCCTCCTTACACTTGCGTTATTCGAGTGCAATATTAATACAGATGCCTTTTCCATTTGGGCAGAGGAGGACTTGCTACCGAAACTTCCCTCTGAAAGTATTCTGGTTATGGATAATGCTTCATTCCATAAAAGCAAATCTATGCAAAAGAAGATCCACGCTGCAGGCCATACCTTGGAATATCTTCCTCCCTATTCCCCTGATCTAAACCCTATTGAACACAAGTGGGCACAGGCAAAGTCTAAGCGAAGAAAATATCAATGTGGAATAGACGAACTTTTCAAGGAGCTCTGCCTATAA
- a CDS encoding CPBP family intramembrane glutamic endopeptidase encodes MITNVFNYGINSVYSYATKGVSSLIGVTQKVNDLRVAQMLACGAAGYIAQYPVKFVGGSMGLHPTEEEIQKLSEIGNAKILFLFVIMTIVAPIAEEIIYRKYLPDILLPKYYTLTNLQTAAVSSGAFGLVHSLNYFGTERTSKAFAMTAYQVCFCALILGPLCSIAKTKVGLTASILVHMGFNFHGAQIVIPEGKMKEVIKELSPTSILPGFIGIALGLTFFSLKHQLICRLGVYCFDQMLNSMPKDPSPKLL; translated from the coding sequence ATGATAACAAATGTTTTTAATTATGGGATAAATTCTGTTTATTCCTATGCTACTAAAGGAGTTAGCTCTCTGATCGGAGTTACCCAAAAGGTTAATGATCTAAGGGTTGCGCAAATGCTAGCTTGTGGAGCCGCTGGGTACATAGCTCAGTATCCAGTAAAGTTCGTTGGTGGGTCCATGGGTCTGCATCCTACAGAAGAAGAGATTCAAAAGCTCTCTGAAATAGGGAATGCTAAGATTCTGTTCCTTTTTGTCATAATGACAATTGTAGCTCCAATCGCTGAAGAGATCATTTATAGAAAATACTTGCCTGATATACTACTTCCTAAGTATTACACACTAACAAATCTACAAACAGCTGCAGTTAGCAGCGGAGCGTTTGGTCTTGTCCATTCTTTAAATTATTTCGGCACAGAGAGAACTTCTAAAGCATTTGCTATGACTGCTTATCAAGTCTGTTTTTGTGCCCTTATTTTGGGTCCATTATGTTCCATAGCAAAAACAAAGGTAGGGTTGACAGCTAGTATTCTTGTGCATATGGGTTTTAACTTTCATGGAGCTCAAATAGTAATTCCTGAAGGAAAAATGAAAGAAGTCATAAAAGAGCTTTCTCCTACTAGTATTCTCCCAGGTTTTATTGGTATTGCACTTGGTTTGACTTTTTTCTCTTTGAAACATCAATTAATTTGTAGATTAGGTGTCTATTGCTTTGATCAAATGCTGAATTCAATGCCAAAAGATCCCTCACCTAAGCTTTTATGA
- a CDS encoding IS630 transposase-related protein, translating to MTYSLDFRKKVLSIRSKEKLSFVQVARRFGVSVNSVFLWSKRLEPRRTKIRPAIKIDREILMEDIKKYPDAFNYERAHRLNVSTSGIRCAMKRLRISYKKNSQPSQGLRNKKTNLSRKNRRI from the coding sequence ATGACATATTCGCTAGATTTTAGAAAAAAAGTTCTATCGATCCGGAGCAAAGAAAAATTAAGCTTTGTCCAAGTAGCAAGACGCTTTGGAGTAAGTGTAAATAGTGTGTTTCTCTGGTCTAAGAGGTTAGAGCCGAGGCGCACTAAAATCAGACCTGCAATAAAGATTGATAGAGAGATCTTGATGGAGGATATCAAGAAATACCCTGATGCCTTCAACTATGAACGAGCACATCGTCTTAACGTAAGCACTTCAGGCATTCGGTGTGCCATGAAGAGGTTAAGAATTAGCTATAAAAAAAACTCTCAACCATCCCAAGGCCTGCGAAACAAAAAGACAAATCTTTCAAGGAAAAATCGCAGAATATAA
- a CDS encoding bis(5'-nucleosyl)-tetraphosphatase, with protein MSSLVLVKPLKSYCFGIVPLTCRAGCWEVFLVRHLNGGHWSFPKGHKETGESPKEVAERELKEETGMEVIRYLDTPYVVEKYQFHHEGILVDKTVRFYLAEVTPSYTLQAEEISEGKWLPINEIIEYVTFEEERKLYLSVIDILNK; from the coding sequence TTGTCATCTTTAGTCCTTGTGAAACCGCTTAAGAGTTATTGTTTCGGGATTGTTCCCCTTACTTGTCGTGCAGGCTGTTGGGAAGTCTTTCTTGTTCGCCATCTCAATGGGGGGCATTGGTCCTTCCCTAAGGGACACAAAGAGACAGGGGAGTCTCCAAAAGAGGTTGCTGAGCGTGAGCTCAAAGAGGAAACGGGAATGGAGGTGATCCGCTATCTTGACACACCTTATGTTGTTGAAAAGTACCAATTCCATCATGAGGGGATTCTTGTCGACAAAACCGTTCGTTTTTACCTTGCCGAAGTGACTCCCAGCTACACTCTCCAAGCAGAGGAAATTTCTGAAGGTAAGTGGCTTCCTATTAATGAGATAATCGAATATGTCACCTTTGAAGAAGAGCGCAAACTATACCTTTCTGTGATAGACATTCTAAATAAGTAA
- a CDS encoding IS5 family transposase (programmed frameshift): MFYGKASHRHHDISDKVWELLAPHLPGRKGGWGAVAKDNRLFINAVFWILRTGSPWRDLPPDYGDWKNTHRRFCRWQDARIWEALLECLVEDPDYEWLMVHPHASGAKGGNQDMSRTKGGFNTKIHLAVDAHGMPVRIVVTQGTTHDSTQASFLIQDISGEHLLADKAYNSDAIILQAESQGINPVIPLRSNRKKWREFDKALYKLRHLVENAFLHLKRWRGIATRYAKNTASFIAAVQIRCIALWASIS; this comes from the exons ATTTTCTATGGGAAAGCATCGCATCGTCACCACGATATTTCAGATAAAGTCTGGGAATTGTTAGCTCCTCACCTGCCAGGTCGAAAAGGGGGTTGGGGTGCCGTAGCAAAAGATAACCGTCTGTTCATTAACGCTGTTTTCTGGATTCTTCGAACAGGCTCTCCTTGGAGAGACTTACCACCTGATTATGGAGATTGGAAAAACACTCACCGTCGCTTTTGTCGTTGGCAGGATGCTAGAATTTGGGAAGCGTTGCTTGAATGTTTAGTGGAAGATCCTGACTATGAATGGCTCATGGTGCACCCTCATGCATCGGGAGCTAAAGGCGGTAATCAAGACATGAGTCGGACAAAAGGGGGCT TTAACACAAAAATACACTTGGCCGTGGATGCGCATGGTATGCCAGTCCGAATTGTTGTTACGCAAGGTACCACTCATGACAGCACTCAAGCAAGTTTCTTGATCCAAGATATTTCAGGAGAGCATTTGCTCGCCGATAAAGCTTATAATAGTGACGCAATTATATTGCAAGCCGAGAGTCAGGGCATAAATCCAGTCATTCCTCTGAGGTCAAATCGCAAAAAATGGAGAGAATTTGATAAAGCACTATATAAGCTTCGACACCTTGTAGAAAATGCTTTTCTCCACCTAAAACGATGGCGTGGAATAGCCACTCGATATGCCAAAAATACAGCTTCATTCATAGCTGCAGTGCAAATTCGTTGTATCGCTCTTTGGGCTTCTATCTCATGA